The DNA sequence AGCCGAACCCGACAACCCGACCGGTGCCGTTTGGTTGGACTTCCTTGCAAACGAACCTGGTGGATTGGTATCCCTTCATTCCTCCCTATCGAGAGGGGAGCGGCTGGCTTGCCCACCCGCCCGGCTACTTCGGCGAGCATCTGGTCTCAGAAGTTGCCGATTACCAGGTCACCGTGCGCATTAAAGACCCTGTGACCGTCCGAACGACCGCATCGTCCAATCCAGTTGGGGAGCCCTCTCCAGGGCAACTTACCCTGGCTGCGAGTGCGCCGGCGATGGAATCAGAAGGCGCCTTTCACTTTACACTTTCAAAGGGACGATCGTTTGCCTGGTCGGTCAGTCATTTCTATACGGTCAGCACCCTGCAGGTGGGGGATATTGCGGTGTATGGGTATGCATTTCCAGCCCACCGAGCGGCGGGGGAAGCAGCGCTTCAGACGACTGCGCAGGCGCTAGACCTGTATCAACGCGTATTAGACTCCTCTTATCCTCATCGCATGTTGAGCGTTGTCGAAGCCGATTTTTTAGATGGCATGGAATTTGATGGACTGGTCTTTTTGAGCAAAGGCTTTTACAACCTGTATCAAGGCACGCCAAGCGAATATCTGGTGGCGATCGCCGCTCATGAGGCTGCCCATCAGTGGTGGTACGCCCTAATCGGCAATGATCAGGCTCTCGACCCCTGGCTGGACGAAGCCTTGTGCACCTATAGCGAGAAGATTTATTACGAGAACGTTGCGCCTGAGGCGTTGCCCTGGTGGTGGACCTATCGGATTGACTTTTATCAACCGAGCGGCTGGATCAACGGCAGCATTTATGACTACACTGCCTTCCCCAACGCTTACGAAGCCTATCGCAATGCGGTCTATCTCAACGGCGCAAAGTTCTTCGAGGAACTGCGTCAGAGTATGGGCGATGAAGCGTTCTTTAATTTCCTGCGCCGGTATGCGCAGGCGTACCGCCATCAAATTGCAACGCCCCAATCCTTTCTCGAATTATTAAAGGCGGTTAACCCGCAAGACCCGCAGCCGATCCTGGAGAAGTATCTGCGTTAGAAGATCAGCTTCCCTTCAATTCCCGCTCATAGTACCAGTCTTCCAACTGCAAATAGCCGCGCAGGGTGTAAGCCACCAGGCTGCGCAGTGGTTCGGGTGGCCAGGGGATCACCCGCTGGCGGACAAAGGGCGATTCGGTCAGATCGCTCTTGCGTTCCAGGATCAGATCGCGCAGGGTTTGGGCGTTCAGGTGGCTTGCCGAGACGCCGTGTCCGATGCAGCCCACGCTATAGACGGCGCGCTGGTCGCCAACGTAGCCCATCGCCGGCGTGAGATCAACCGTTACCGAAAACGGTCCGCCCCAGCGGTGCGTTATCTTGACGCCCTTCAGGGAAGGGAAGAGGAACTGGATATGTTCTTCAAGATGCCGCCAGGCCGCTTCGTTGCGGTCGGCGTCGAGGTCGTTGGCATATGTCAAGCCAACCGGACCACCGCCCATCACCAGACGATACTCTGGGGTGAGGCGGTAATAGTGGATCAGGTTACGGGCGTCTTCAATGCCTTCCCGCCCAGCCCAGCCAATCGGTTCGAGTTGTTGAGCGCTTAGTGGTTCGGTGGCAACCATGTAGGTAAAAGCCGGGATTTGTTTGCGGCGTACGAAAGGGAAGAGGTGCGTATAGGCGTTGGTGGCGAAGACAAGTCTGGCACTGCTCAGCCGGCCCTTTGGGGTTTGAATTTCAAAGCGATCCTGGCGGCGGATTTCCAGGGCGGGTGTATTTTCATAGATCGCTACACCAAGCCGCAGGGCTAAATCTCGTTCGGCGCGCACGAGTTTGGCTGGGTTGACCAACACCAGGCGCGGTTCCCACAAAGCCCCCAGGTAGCGGGGTGAATCGACTCGAGCACGTGTTTCGGATTGATTGAGCCAGTAAATATCGTCAAATCCAAAGCGGTTCATCCGCTCTACATCGTGCTGGAGGCGCCGGATATAGGCTTTGGTGGTGGCAACTCGCAGAAAGCCCGGTCGAATGCGATCACAGAGGATGTTCTCGCGCTGAATGAAGGCGTCCAGTTCGTCAACGGCGCGCATCATGTAACGATGAGCGGCCTTAAAGCGCTCCACCCCCATAAGGGTGGGGGCAACCCCAAAACCTAAGCCAACCACGGTCATTGCAAAAGAGCCGTTGCGGCCGCTGGCACCATAGCCGACCGTTTTCGCTTCCAGGACAGCTACGCTCAAACCCGGCTCGGCGCGCTTGAGTTCGTAAGCTGTCATGATGCCAGTAAAACCACCACCGAGAATGGCAACATCTACACTGCGATTTCCTTCCAGGGGCGGCTGCGGTTGATATTCACCAAAGGTATCCAGCCACAACGAAAGAGGTGAGTCGGGCAGGGGTTTCATCACCGTTTCTGCTTCAATGATTCAGTTCAGACGTGCAAAAGGGACAGCGAGTCGCTTTGATGGAGATAACAGAATAGCAGTGGGGGCATTCTTTGGTGGTCGGTTCGGCTTCTGCGCCTGGAGTTGGTGCAGCTCTCAGGCGGTTGAACAGTCGGATGACGAAGAAGATGGCTGCCGCAATGATCAGGAAATTAATCACATTGTTGATAAAAAGCCCATAATTCAGGGTTGGAGCGCCGGCTTGTTGAGCTGCGGCGAGTGAGGGATAACCTTCACCGGACAGATCAATGAAGAGATTGCTGAAGTCCACTCTCCCCAACAAAAGTCCCAATGGGGGCATCAGAATATCGGTGACCAGGGAATCGACAATTTTTCCAAAAGCTCCTCCGATGATAACGGCGACGGCAAGATCAAGGACATTGCCGCGCAGAATAAAATCACGAAATTCTTTCAACATGCGATCCTCCTTTGGGGGTAGAAACAAAATCGTCAAATCATAAATAGGGCTATTCTTACTATAACATTGTTTAACTGAATC is a window from the Anaerolineae bacterium genome containing:
- a CDS encoding Aminopeptidase N; amino-acid sequence: MRVRLSRFQALMTVLILCGSLSLAWGCVPSGANPPALSPQPTVFPSPVSPTISEETGGQPATATPEPTPTATANVIPQYILAAELDYARHILRVNETISYPNPATHSLDEVVLVVEPNRYVGTFRLNSLLIAGTETKERVNWQEVNQLQVPLPTALMPGESLEIFIAYELSLPSPQPNPTTRPVPFGWTSLQTNLVDWYPFIPPYREGSGWLAHPPGYFGEHLVSEVADYQVTVRIKDPVTVRTTASSNPVGEPSPGQLTLAASAPAMESEGAFHFTLSKGRSFAWSVSHFYTVSTLQVGDIAVYGYAFPAHRAAGEAALQTTAQALDLYQRVLDSSYPHRMLSVVEADFLDGMEFDGLVFLSKGFYNLYQGTPSEYLVAIAAHEAAHQWWYALIGNDQALDPWLDEALCTYSEKIYYENVAPEALPWWWTYRIDFYQPSGWINGSIYDYTAFPNAYEAYRNAVYLNGAKFFEELRQSMGDEAFFNFLRRYAQAYRHQIATPQSFLELLKAVNPQDPQPILEKYLR
- a CDS encoding putative oxidoreductase, with translation MKPLPDSPLSLWLDTFGEYQPQPPLEGNRSVDVAILGGGFTGIMTAYELKRAEPGLSVAVLEAKTVGYGASGRNGSFAMTVVGLGFGVAPTLMGVERFKAAHRYMMRAVDELDAFIQRENILCDRIRPGFLRVATTKAYIRRLQHDVERMNRFGFDDIYWLNQSETRARVDSPRYLGALWEPRLVLVNPAKLVRAERDLALRLGVAIYENTPALEIRRQDRFEIQTPKGRLSSARLVFATNAYTHLFPFVRRKQIPAFTYMVATEPLSAQQLEPIGWAGREGIEDARNLIHYYRLTPEYRLVMGGGPVGLTYANDLDADRNEAAWRHLEEHIQFLFPSLKGVKITHRWGGPFSVTVDLTPAMGYVGDQRAVYSVGCIGHGVSASHLNAQTLRDLILERKSDLTESPFVRQRVIPWPPEPLRSLVAYTLRGYLQLEDWYYERELKGS
- a CDS encoding Large-conductance mechanosensitive channel; amino-acid sequence: MLKEFRDFILRGNVLDLAVAVIIGGAFGKIVDSLVTDILMPPLGLLLGRVDFSNLFIDLSGEGYPSLAAAQQAGAPTLNYGLFINNVINFLIIAAAIFFVIRLFNRLRAAPTPGAEAEPTTKECPHCYSVISIKATRCPFCTSELNH